From Spirochaetales bacterium, one genomic window encodes:
- a CDS encoding right-handed parallel beta-helix repeat-containing protein gives MKMRTGITGTIRAMILVISFFFVSAGLFGADIYVRAGASGKGSMEEPYGELWKAMERAIRGDVIHVAEGVYTGKGGSGAFIAKVPSLTLAGGYSPDFSSRNPFSSMTILKRAEDYKGDNTGLPNGIVSGQGDHSNLTVDGFVIEGRTRNKYRNTGDISESGSFSGPLFETGSPNVRIRNCIILNPFGVGVYCKWQGEENEVVNTFVLNSFYTGISTRSAQENAVILIKNCTIGFTWNQTNKGGGTSVFIGSQGRTVLENNIFMFNQLYGVHNGFGNEDTVMKDNVFFQCQGGYYHFMDDDGKNLLAWKEEDLKDLNDEPEFYMLWEAGGNTAKAPGLKPDSDYFEKFTNFAAAEPGKLEMDEMNKWRQSLGLPLQAGPGKGKSNYGHAYPLAAVAPNLAAPGSRAGVNMGADFATYASEAAEGKSHDYKTKEFADFKRGTEGVKDMKGEPVSFRAGLGPDKQRWFETIAARSDYRCVMLLKPGEEDEYTRDFMLGYILKGSEAEKAWNKYYKKLKKYNAEGIVIKGVAHYLDDSYMYPVAIVVNEISAE, from the coding sequence GTGAAAATGAGGACAGGGATAACGGGCACAATCCGTGCAATGATACTCGTCATATCCTTCTTTTTTGTATCCGCAGGCCTTTTCGGCGCGGATATTTATGTCCGTGCAGGAGCGTCCGGAAAGGGTAGCATGGAGGAGCCCTACGGCGAGTTATGGAAAGCGATGGAGCGGGCAATCCGGGGGGATGTCATCCACGTTGCCGAAGGCGTTTACACGGGAAAGGGGGGGTCAGGCGCGTTTATCGCCAAGGTTCCTTCGTTGACGCTTGCAGGGGGATATTCGCCTGATTTTTCATCCAGGAATCCCTTTTCTTCCATGACAATTCTCAAACGGGCGGAGGATTACAAGGGAGACAACACCGGGCTTCCGAACGGTATCGTTTCGGGACAGGGCGATCATTCCAACCTGACTGTCGACGGATTTGTCATCGAGGGAAGAACCAGAAACAAATACAGGAACACGGGGGACATCAGTGAATCAGGTTCATTTTCCGGCCCTCTTTTTGAAACAGGGAGTCCGAATGTCAGGATTCGGAACTGCATCATCCTCAATCCCTTCGGGGTCGGCGTATACTGCAAATGGCAGGGAGAAGAAAACGAGGTCGTGAACACTTTTGTCCTCAACAGCTTTTATACCGGCATCAGCACGAGATCCGCACAGGAGAACGCCGTTATCCTGATCAAGAATTGTACCATCGGATTTACATGGAATCAAACCAATAAAGGCGGCGGAACATCGGTTTTTATCGGAAGCCAGGGCCGGACTGTCCTGGAAAACAATATATTCATGTTCAACCAGCTTTACGGCGTTCACAACGGGTTCGGAAACGAGGACACGGTCATGAAAGACAATGTCTTTTTCCAGTGCCAGGGCGGTTATTACCACTTTATGGACGATGACGGGAAAAACCTTTTGGCGTGGAAAGAGGAAGACCTAAAAGATCTGAACGACGAACCCGAGTTCTATATGCTCTGGGAAGCGGGGGGCAACACGGCCAAAGCGCCGGGATTGAAGCCGGATTCCGACTATTTCGAAAAGTTCACGAATTTCGCGGCGGCGGAACCGGGAAAACTCGAGATGGATGAAATGAACAAATGGCGCCAAAGCCTCGGTCTTCCGCTTCAGGCGGGTCCGGGAAAGGGGAAGTCGAACTACGGCCACGCCTACCCCCTCGCCGCGGTGGCGCCGAACCTTGCCGCACCGGGGAGTCGCGCCGGTGTCAATATGGGGGCCGATTTCGCTACCTATGCTTCCGAAGCGGCCGAGGGGAAAAGCCATGATTATAAAACAAAAGAGTTCGCCGATTTTAAACGGGGGACTGAGGGAGTGAAAGATATGAAAGGGGAACCCGTTTCTTTCAGAGCCGGTCTGGGACCGGACAAGCAGCGCTGGTTCGAGACAATCGCGGCCAGATCGGATTACCGCTGCGTCATGCTTCTCAAACCGGGAGAAGAGGACGAGTATACGAGGGATTTCATGCTGGGTTACATTCTGAAAGGATCGGAGGCGGAGAAGGCCTGGAACAAATACTACAAGAAACTGAAAAAATACAATGCCGAGGGCATCGTTATCAAGGGGGTAGCCCATTACCTCGACGATTCATATATGTATCCCGTTGCCATTGTGGTGAATGAAATTAGTGCCGAATGA
- a CDS encoding methyltransferase domain-containing protein: MNNTNVTHKTVGKFYNTSIVSKFWEMIKKKHMHVGYWEADRPYDHDLYEGAVRFTQYMIDMADIGENKSFIDIGCGFGLPGILLAKQKHCSVTGITASEYQKAYATKVVEKEGLGSKVKFLLADANHLPFESETFDGGWFFESIFHIGHENALHEACRVLKKSSRLLIADFIRKGTLKEEDAEFLKKYAEIRSAVSLADYQSLLEKTGFRLIDIRDITANTIEKERSWGVHLEIIEQHKTELLEMGTEKDVDLLKYFFTNLNRIGSKTIGYCVVKAEKK, encoded by the coding sequence ATGAATAACACCAATGTCACACATAAAACCGTCGGGAAATTCTACAACACCTCGATTGTGTCAAAATTCTGGGAGATGATTAAGAAAAAACATATGCATGTCGGCTATTGGGAAGCGGACCGGCCGTACGATCATGACCTGTATGAAGGGGCGGTCAGATTCACACAATACATGATTGATATGGCTGATATCGGTGAAAATAAATCCTTTATTGATATCGGTTGTGGATTCGGTCTCCCGGGAATATTGCTTGCAAAACAAAAACATTGCTCGGTTACAGGAATTACGGCAAGTGAATATCAGAAGGCGTATGCAACAAAGGTTGTTGAAAAGGAAGGATTGGGAAGCAAAGTAAAATTCCTGCTTGCCGATGCGAATCATTTACCGTTTGAAAGCGAGACGTTTGACGGCGGCTGGTTTTTCGAATCGATCTTTCATATCGGCCACGAAAATGCGTTACATGAGGCCTGCCGCGTCTTGAAAAAATCTTCGCGTCTGCTAATTGCGGATTTTATTAGAAAAGGAACGCTAAAAGAAGAGGATGCGGAATTTCTGAAAAAATACGCCGAAATACGTTCTGCGGTCTCACTTGCCGATTATCAATCGCTTCTTGAAAAGACCGGTTTTCGCCTGATCGATATCAGGGATATTACCGCTAATACAATAGAAAAAGAACGGTCGTGGGGCGTTCACCTTGAAATCATCGAACAACACAAAACCGAACTTCTGGAAATGGGAACTGAAAAAGACGTCGATTTATTAAAGTATTTTTTTACCAATCTGAACCGGATAGGCAGCAAAACAATTGGTTATTGTGTGGTAAAAGCGGAAAAAAAATAG
- a CDS encoding tetratricopeptide repeat protein → MIQFHGSDMEFTIKQLKEKGKELIRLKDYDAAIKIFKEIITQAPQDYYSLDVLGFLNYMTGRFEEARLNCRESLAVKPDNYYAYKGLGLCLVRLGKPEEGIENIKKSIALNPTYFDSYYDLAVTYMELKQYDQARLYFTEAGNVDGKRKSEIEQALRYLDTLEAAQ, encoded by the coding sequence ATGATACAATTTCATGGAAGCGATATGGAATTCACGATCAAACAGCTAAAGGAAAAGGGAAAAGAACTCATCCGGCTGAAAGATTATGATGCGGCGATAAAAATTTTCAAAGAAATCATTACACAGGCACCGCAGGATTATTACAGTCTGGATGTACTCGGATTTCTCAATTACATGACGGGCCGTTTCGAAGAAGCCCGGCTTAATTGCCGTGAATCGCTTGCCGTGAAGCCGGATAACTATTACGCGTACAAGGGACTAGGACTCTGTCTGGTCAGACTCGGAAAACCGGAAGAGGGAATCGAGAACATCAAAAAATCGATCGCCCTGAATCCGACTTATTTTGATTCGTATTATGACCTGGCCGTAACCTATATGGAATTAAAACAGTATGATCAGGCGCGCCTTTATTTTACGGAAGCAGGTAACGTCGACGGTAAAAGAAAAAGCGAAATCGAACAGGCATTACGTTACCTGGATACGTTAGAAGCCGCGCAATGA
- a CDS encoding NmrA family NAD(P)-binding protein has translation MILVTGAGGSIGYEVSRLLSERGTGFRAALHNAKNADRLRALTDDIVEIDYGKPDTLGDAFRDITTLFLILPVHRQMAVFTKHCIDAAIVCGVLRIVKITAYDESTKPSFIGLMHKESDTIIETSSMAYTFIRPSPFMQNIVTQYGGMIKSRGGLFLPCGDARVSYIDTRDVAFFAAAILESPGSHENKRYSITGSKALSYTEISKSISAATGKAVFYSDIPEEKARQMMSAMEYPDHVIEAKLSSLALEKAGFRQGITGTFKEITGNDPRSFDTFIRDYAYSL, from the coding sequence ATGATATTGGTAACCGGCGCGGGCGGCAGTATCGGATACGAGGTATCCCGATTGCTTTCGGAACGCGGAACAGGCTTCAGGGCCGCACTCCACAACGCGAAAAACGCAGACCGCCTCCGCGCCCTGACGGACGATATTGTTGAAATCGATTACGGAAAACCCGATACATTGGGCGATGCGTTTCGGGATATCACGACCCTTTTTCTGATTCTTCCCGTCCACAGGCAGATGGCCGTGTTTACGAAACATTGTATCGATGCCGCGATCGTTTGCGGCGTTTTGAGGATCGTAAAAATCACCGCTTATGACGAAAGCACGAAGCCCAGTTTCATCGGCCTCATGCATAAGGAATCGGATACAATCATCGAAACATCATCAATGGCATATACATTCATCCGCCCCTCGCCCTTTATGCAGAACATCGTCACGCAGTACGGCGGTATGATTAAAAGCCGCGGCGGACTCTTTCTGCCCTGCGGCGATGCACGGGTCAGTTATATCGACACCAGGGATGTCGCTTTCTTTGCCGCGGCTATTCTCGAAAGCCCGGGTTCCCATGAAAACAAACGCTATTCCATCACCGGAAGCAAAGCCCTCTCCTACACGGAAATTTCCAAAAGCATTTCGGCGGCGACGGGAAAGGCGGTTTTCTATTCGGACATTCCCGAAGAAAAAGCCCGTCAGATGATGTCGGCAATGGAATACCCGGACCATGTCATAGAAGCGAAACTGTCTTCACTCGCCCTCGAAAAAGCCGGATTCAGGCAGGGTATCACGGGGACCTTCAAGGAAATAACCGGAAATGATCCCCGGTCTTTCGATACGTTTATCCGCGACTACGCCTATTCTCTTTGA
- a CDS encoding CPBP family intramembrane metalloprotease encodes MAYYSKENARRGLPYLYLSVILLSAAVIFFYRHFEQFNPLRFWYLLPVWVAAGHLLCGFSYMITSLSPVRGIALVINSVTVYGKHRSAAHFQVAFLTSLFEEIIFRYFLLTVLNELLGNPFLAVLLAGLAFTVFHFRFGFHCTSIIRYLDFFIFSVTVGALNLSTGSFYPAFVIHGIRNYILKALLVTKQEYDELQKKTK; translated from the coding sequence ATGGCCTACTATTCAAAAGAAAACGCCAGACGGGGCCTGCCGTATCTTTATCTCTCCGTTATACTGCTGAGTGCGGCCGTGATCTTTTTTTACCGGCATTTCGAACAGTTCAATCCCCTTCGCTTCTGGTATCTTCTTCCGGTCTGGGTCGCAGCGGGCCATCTGCTTTGCGGTTTTTCCTACATGATCACCTCGCTTTCGCCCGTGAGGGGTATCGCCCTCGTCATCAACAGCGTCACCGTTTACGGAAAACACCGCTCGGCAGCGCATTTTCAGGTGGCCTTTTTGACGTCGCTTTTCGAAGAAATTATATTCAGATATTTCCTTCTCACGGTTCTCAATGAACTGCTCGGCAATCCGTTCCTCGCGGTCCTCCTTGCCGGTCTTGCCTTTACGGTCTTTCACTTCAGGTTCGGTTTTCACTGTACGAGTATTATCCGTTACCTCGATTTTTTTATTTTTTCCGTCACAGTCGGCGCGCTCAACCTTTCAACCGGATCTTTTTATCCGGCTTTCGTCATTCACGGCATCAGAAACTATATTCTCAAGGCGCTTCTCGTGACAAAGCAGGAATACGATGAGTTGCAAAAAAAAACAAAATAA
- the argH gene encoding argininosuccinate lyase codes for MAKLWQKDYNLDELIERFTVGEDYILDRRLVPSDCLASMAHATMLASIGILEQKELTGLKKELAAIIAVWEKGDFLVGMSDEDCHTAIENRLSEKCGEAGKKIHTGRSRNDQVIAALRLYAREGLLVFRKACCELAGRLLECAEKHEFVPMPGRTHMQAAMPSSIGLWAGAYAEELVDDLNLLKGAYRLNDMCPLGSAASYGVPLPLDREMVSELLGFGKVQNNVLYVNNSRGKIESVILDAATQVMLTLSRLAQDLILFSLPEFGYFSLPDILCSGSSIMPQKKNPDGLELVRAKAKTLCSLAAQVKCVIAGLPSGYNRDFQETKGPLIRGLRESVLSTRIMSLTCETMTVNGDRLRAGFTPDIFATDAAMELVKKGLPFREAYRETAKNIKTLSSYDPDHIIRTRTYTGTTGKLCLEKAKADIGSIETRIRTDEETVEKKLAALAGRTVTLFGV; via the coding sequence GTGGCGAAACTCTGGCAAAAGGATTACAATCTCGACGAACTCATTGAACGGTTCACCGTCGGCGAGGATTACATCCTCGACCGCCGTCTCGTGCCTTCGGACTGTCTCGCTTCGATGGCGCACGCGACCATGCTTGCCTCGATCGGTATTCTCGAACAAAAAGAGTTGACCGGCCTAAAAAAAGAACTGGCGGCCATAATCGCTGTATGGGAAAAGGGCGATTTTCTTGTCGGGATGAGTGATGAGGATTGCCACACGGCGATCGAAAACCGCCTTTCCGAAAAATGCGGGGAGGCGGGAAAGAAGATCCATACGGGGCGGTCGAGAAACGATCAGGTGATCGCCGCCCTGAGACTGTACGCACGCGAGGGACTCCTGGTCTTCCGGAAGGCGTGCTGCGAACTTGCCGGGCGGCTTCTTGAGTGCGCGGAAAAACACGAGTTCGTTCCGATGCCGGGCCGCACCCACATGCAGGCGGCCATGCCGTCGTCCATCGGTCTCTGGGCGGGCGCTTACGCGGAAGAACTCGTCGACGACCTGAACCTGCTCAAAGGGGCGTACCGGTTGAACGACATGTGCCCCCTCGGTTCAGCGGCGAGTTACGGGGTGCCGCTTCCCCTCGACAGGGAAATGGTTTCCGAACTGCTCGGTTTCGGGAAGGTCCAGAACAATGTACTTTATGTCAACAACAGCAGGGGTAAGATCGAGTCCGTCATTCTCGACGCCGCGACACAGGTCATGCTCACCCTCTCGAGGCTGGCACAGGATCTCATCCTTTTTTCACTGCCGGAGTTCGGTTATTTTTCGCTTCCCGACATCCTCTGTTCGGGAAGCAGCATCATGCCCCAGAAAAAAAATCCGGACGGGCTCGAGCTCGTCAGGGCGAAAGCAAAGACACTCTGTTCACTCGCCGCCCAGGTCAAATGTGTGATCGCCGGCCTTCCCTCCGGGTATAACAGGGATTTTCAGGAGACAAAGGGGCCCCTCATCAGGGGGCTGCGTGAATCGGTCCTGAGCACCCGGATCATGTCCCTTACCTGTGAAACGATGACGGTCAACGGGGACAGGCTGCGCGCCGGATTTACTCCGGATATCTTCGCGACGGACGCGGCGATGGAACTCGTAAAAAAAGGGCTTCCTTTCAGGGAAGCCTACCGGGAAACCGCGAAAAATATAAAAACCCTTTCCTCATACGATCCGGACCACATCATCAGGACGCGGACCTACACGGGAACGACCGGCAAGCTTTGTCTCGAAAAAGCAAAAGCCGATATCGGGAGCATCGAAACCAGAATAAGGACCGACGAGGAGACGGTGGAGAAGAAGCTGGCCGCCCTGGCCGGACGGACCGTCACGCTGTTTGGCGTGTAA
- a CDS encoding SPASM domain-containing protein, which yields MNPVIHLSLFITENCNLQCDYCFASGMQKRDISPPTATRAIDFLFGHAGKEPYLHISFWGGEPLLRFDLIQNLVLYAESKAEASGKAISFSIPTNATLLSAETIHFIKDHGISLSLSIDGTDESQRFRKTLTGKSSFSHVERTLSLLKKTGNGSNCSIRKTVFPKNAGLLARDVAYFLAHGFRYLAFSPVMETSWTERSYDIFLNEQLACADMWIDALKKSDPFFVQSWTDILLLGKLSAGKSVHPSSSFFCGAGAAMIAVDIDGDIFPCHRFVFYDKENRREKLGSVESGFSEHVRSRYINVKQPAASPHHTRCSRCGVRNMCSLLCPATNYSLTGDIAVPGPALCRFVSMTEKVIEAIEDAVGTTPVYKDYIDNLMRATFPGYSRSRFGKLFWDRVLTADIERLAGKTADGLKQLKLLKQDKKRRRS from the coding sequence ATGAATCCCGTTATTCACCTCTCCCTTTTCATTACGGAAAACTGCAATCTTCAATGCGACTATTGTTTCGCCTCCGGGATGCAAAAACGCGATATTTCTCCCCCGACCGCGACCAGGGCAATCGATTTTCTTTTCGGGCACGCCGGAAAAGAACCTTATCTTCATATCAGCTTCTGGGGAGGAGAACCGTTGCTCAGATTCGATCTGATACAAAACCTCGTGTTATACGCGGAATCAAAAGCAGAGGCGTCCGGAAAAGCGATTTCCTTTTCCATTCCGACAAACGCGACATTGCTTTCGGCCGAAACCATACATTTCATAAAGGACCACGGCATCTCGCTTTCCCTGAGTATCGACGGGACGGATGAATCACAGCGATTTCGAAAAACACTTACCGGAAAAAGCAGTTTCAGCCACGTGGAAAGGACCCTTTCGCTTCTAAAAAAAACCGGAAACGGCTCGAATTGTTCCATACGAAAAACCGTGTTTCCGAAAAACGCAGGACTACTGGCGAGGGACGTGGCGTATTTCCTTGCACACGGATTCCGTTATCTCGCCTTCTCACCTGTAATGGAGACCTCATGGACGGAGCGAAGCTACGATATTTTCCTGAACGAACAGCTTGCCTGTGCCGATATGTGGATCGATGCATTGAAAAAATCCGATCCTTTCTTCGTACAAAGCTGGACGGATATACTCCTTCTCGGGAAATTGTCGGCCGGCAAAAGCGTACATCCTTCTTCGTCTTTTTTCTGCGGGGCGGGAGCTGCGATGATTGCCGTCGATATCGACGGGGATATTTTTCCGTGCCACAGGTTTGTCTTTTACGATAAAGAAAACCGCAGGGAAAAACTCGGTTCGGTCGAATCGGGTTTTTCCGAACATGTTCGATCGCGCTACATTAATGTCAAACAACCGGCAGCATCCCCCCATCACACCCGGTGTTCGCGATGCGGCGTTCGGAACATGTGCAGTCTGCTCTGTCCCGCGACGAATTACAGCCTGACCGGAGATATTGCCGTTCCGGGACCCGCATTATGCAGGTTCGTTTCCATGACGGAAAAGGTAATCGAAGCCATCGAGGATGCCGTCGGCACGACACCGGTCTATAAAGACTATATCGACAACCTGATGAGGGCCACTTTCCCGGGGTATTCAAGATCCAGATTCGGCAAACTGTTTTGGGACCGCGTACTGACTGCCGATATCGAGCGACTTGCCGGGAAAACAGCCGATGGACTCAAGCAGCTTAAACTGCTTAAGCAGGATAAAAAGCGGCGGCGTTCATGA
- a CDS encoding site-specific DNA-methyltransferase: MIQQKEIIKECYRIVHPEGSICWQVGNYIDNGSIIPLDTVLFPVFDDLGMKLRNRIIWHFEHGLHCSKRFSGRYETINWFTKKDNYTFNIDPVRVPQKYPAKKYYKGPNAGKYSCNPLGKNPGDVWNIPNVKSNHIEKTDHPCQFPVALIERLVLAMTDKGDTVFDPFLGTGTSIIAAVRHDRKGIGSELIKKYVDIAINRIRQEVSGTLKTRPLNKPIYDPDKSNLSVSPWSKKENGNTFKTQELFLENNKIDYSVGT, encoded by the coding sequence ATCATACAACAAAAAGAAATAATTAAAGAATGTTATCGTATAGTTCACCCTGAAGGAAGTATTTGCTGGCAGGTCGGTAATTATATTGATAATGGTTCCATTATACCGCTGGACACCGTTCTTTTCCCTGTTTTCGATGATTTAGGCATGAAATTAAGGAACAGGATCATCTGGCATTTTGAACACGGCCTCCATTGTTCAAAGCGTTTTTCAGGGAGATATGAAACAATCAACTGGTTTACTAAAAAAGACAATTATACATTCAATATCGATCCTGTTCGTGTTCCTCAAAAATATCCGGCAAAAAAATATTATAAAGGACCAAACGCCGGTAAATATTCATGTAATCCTTTGGGAAAAAATCCGGGGGATGTATGGAATATCCCAAATGTCAAAAGCAATCATATTGAAAAAACGGACCATCCTTGTCAATTTCCAGTCGCCCTGATAGAACGATTGGTATTGGCGATGACGGACAAAGGCGATACGGTTTTTGATCCGTTCCTGGGTACGGGTACCTCTATAATAGCCGCTGTCAGGCACGACAGAAAAGGAATAGGTTCCGAATTAATAAAAAAATATGTCGATATTGCTATCAATCGAATCAGGCAGGAAGTCAGCGGAACACTTAAGACAAGGCCGCTTAATAAGCCGATTTATGATCCTGATAAAAGCAACCTATCCGTATCACCATGGTCAAAAAAAGAAAACGGGAATACGTTTAAAACGCAAGAATTATTTCTTGAAAACAATAAAATAGATTATTCTGTGGGAACATGA
- a CDS encoding endo-1,4-beta-xylanase, with protein MKKRVRCRLIMTIAAFTMFVSCPAGDPGTPDDLSKASTLFTFETDTAIGEWLSENAVYNHGENGATGGTLSVSTERARHGNRSLEVAGMLGDETYEYTSHQAIFNLDETTGTSPLDASRTMISVSVYVPSAPEGGGDYIQVVLYNGSDANIQSRGFSCPEGSWNDIVFDIGLYADGTESWGYDGTGGNPESVYGAVTRIGVKVGFTTGPDRTYRYFIDDLYWAEDSLRSLCHGAGLYIGAAVNPLLFDETGYTNSLRLGFNAMVAENVMKMTTLQPLEGTFNFVPADAVIDYAVKNAMEVRGHTLLWHNQVPSWVSVKSYSQLEDVLQHHIDTVTARYRGKIGWWDVANEVIRDDGSGLRNNDDGSSIWADSPADDSLIKQAFLLAHASDPDALLYINDYNNEAKGSTKADALYDLIEAWVNIDSIPIHGVGFQLHLMEKYTPDYTAIRSNIDRYIALGLEVQFTEIDVRIEEPVTPAKLDHQAEIYASVMRIALDYPEVTAFMTWGVTDKYSWIPSFFEGYDEGLLFDRSYGPKPAYEALIEILR; from the coding sequence ATGAAGAAAAGAGTTCGCTGCCGCCTTATTATGACGATTGCCGCATTTACAATGTTTGTCTCCTGTCCTGCAGGGGATCCGGGTACCCCGGATGACCTCTCGAAAGCATCGACGCTGTTTACCTTCGAAACCGATACCGCTATCGGTGAATGGCTTTCGGAGAATGCCGTGTACAACCACGGTGAAAACGGCGCAACGGGCGGTACGCTTTCAGTTTCGACCGAACGGGCCCGTCATGGAAACAGGTCGCTCGAAGTGGCAGGAATGCTGGGCGACGAAACATATGAATACACATCGCACCAGGCTATATTCAACCTGGATGAAACGACCGGGACGTCCCCGCTGGATGCAAGCCGTACGATGATAAGTGTTTCCGTGTATGTCCCGTCTGCACCGGAAGGGGGCGGAGACTATATCCAGGTGGTCCTCTATAACGGTTCGGACGCGAATATACAAAGCAGGGGATTTTCCTGCCCGGAAGGGTCCTGGAACGATATCGTCTTCGATATCGGATTATATGCCGATGGAACGGAATCCTGGGGATATGACGGTACCGGAGGGAATCCGGAAAGCGTGTACGGCGCGGTCACCCGGATCGGCGTCAAGGTGGGGTTCACAACAGGCCCGGACAGGACGTATCGCTATTTTATCGACGATCTGTATTGGGCGGAGGATTCCCTCCGGTCGCTGTGCCATGGAGCCGGGCTTTATATCGGGGCGGCGGTCAATCCTTTGCTGTTCGATGAAACGGGCTATACCAACAGCCTGAGACTGGGCTTCAATGCCATGGTCGCGGAAAATGTCATGAAAATGACCACACTCCAGCCCCTGGAAGGAACATTCAATTTTGTCCCGGCAGACGCCGTTATCGATTATGCCGTGAAAAATGCCATGGAAGTAAGGGGGCATACCCTCCTCTGGCATAATCAGGTGCCCTCATGGGTATCGGTGAAAAGTTATTCACAACTGGAAGATGTTCTCCAGCATCATATCGATACGGTCACCGCCCGCTACAGGGGAAAGATCGGATGGTGGGACGTGGCGAACGAGGTGATCAGGGACGACGGAAGCGGGCTGAGAAACAACGATGACGGAAGCTCCATATGGGCGGACTCGCCCGCAGACGATTCACTGATAAAACAGGCTTTTCTCCTGGCGCACGCATCCGACCCCGACGCCCTCCTTTATATTAATGATTACAATAACGAAGCCAAAGGCAGCACGAAAGCGGATGCGCTGTACGATCTCATCGAAGCATGGGTTAATATCGACAGTATACCGATTCACGGGGTGGGTTTCCAGCTTCACCTTATGGAGAAATACACCCCCGATTATACGGCGATTCGCAGCAATATCGACCGCTATATCGCGCTCGGTCTCGAGGTCCAGTTCACGGAGATCGACGTCCGTATTGAGGAACCGGTCACCCCGGCTAAACTCGATCATCAGGCGGAGATATACGCGTCCGTGATGCGGATCGCCCTCGACTATCCCGAAGTGACCGCGTTTATGACCTGGGGGGTGACGGACAAATACTCCTGGATCCCCTCGTTTTTCGAAGGTTACGATGAGGGGCTCCTTTTCGACCGGTCGTACGGCCCGAAGCCCGCCTATGAAGCCCTGATAGAGATTTTACGGTGA
- a CDS encoding SDR family oxidoreductase has protein sequence MKTVVITGASSGIGYGTAKAFASCGKYRVFGSVRKQEDGERLKKDFGPNFEPLRFDITDHGQVAEAAEFVGKHIPEDETCGLINNAGIAVTGPLMHLSGCEMRKQFEVNVIGQMIVTQAFLPLLKIRKSKVPPGRILFISSSSGKIPYPYLGAYVGSKHAIEGMARTLRIELLLYGIDVIVIGPGAVNTPLWKNRDSLDIERFHGTDYYGSLTSFKAGFTRHGENGTDIYTAGMKIRRIFEKRRPRARYALVKHSFGRWLLPRLMPDRLFARCTAQKMGFL, from the coding sequence ATGAAAACAGTGGTCATAACCGGTGCCTCGTCGGGTATCGGATACGGCACGGCAAAGGCATTTGCCTCTTGCGGTAAATACCGGGTCTTCGGCAGTGTCCGCAAACAGGAGGACGGTGAACGGCTGAAAAAGGATTTCGGTCCGAATTTCGAACCCCTTCGCTTCGATATCACCGATCACGGGCAAGTGGCAGAGGCGGCTGAGTTCGTCGGAAAACACATCCCGGAAGATGAAACCTGCGGTCTCATCAATAACGCCGGCATAGCGGTCACCGGGCCCCTCATGCATCTTTCCGGTTGTGAAATGAGGAAGCAGTTCGAGGTCAATGTCATTGGACAGATGATTGTCACGCAGGCGTTTCTTCCTTTATTGAAAATCCGTAAAAGTAAAGTGCCGCCGGGCAGGATCCTCTTCATAAGCTCCTCGAGCGGCAAAATCCCGTACCCGTACCTGGGGGCGTATGTGGGAAGCAAACACGCCATCGAGGGAATGGCGCGAACACTCAGAATAGAACTTCTCCTCTACGGGATCGACGTTATCGTTATCGGGCCCGGTGCAGTCAATACCCCGCTATGGAAAAACCGGGATTCACTGGATATCGAGCGTTTTCACGGTACCGATTATTACGGATCATTGACTTCTTTCAAGGCCGGATTTACACGGCACGGAGAAAACGGTACCGATATTTATACCGCCGGAATGAAAATAAGAAGGATATTCGAAAAGAGACGCCCCCGCGCGCGCTACGCCCTCGTGAAACACAGCTTCGGGCGGTGGCTGCTTCCGCGCCTTATGCCGGACCGTCTTTTCGCCCGTTGCACGGCCCAAAAGATGGGGTTTTTGTAA